In Chloroflexota bacterium, the genomic window GTTGGGGAGCATCAGGCTGATAGACGCTGGCCGGACTACCGGATAGAATAAACCCACGTGGTTTGAGTGCAGCTACCCGCTCCCAGGGCGCATCGCTGGGGATTAGTTCACTATAGACCCGGCATTCTCGTACTCGACGGACGATCAGTTGGCTGTATTGAGAGCCAAGATCGATGACCACAATCGATTCTTCGGTAGGAGCAATTACATCCGTCATCACACTTTTCCCTCTTGCCCCCATCTATCATCTCAGAACAGCGGGATGACCTTCGTTAATCCAGTCCTTAGAAGGCATTGAATATCTCCCCCAAAACCCCCGCAGGGGGTTCTGGGGCAGACGCCCTCATCCCCCTGCCCCCTTCTCCCTAAAAGGGAGAAGGGGGGATTTTGAACTAGGGCAGAGCCCTAGGACCCTCCCAGAAGGGGTTTGCTCCCCCCTCTGGGCTACCCCTTGAGACAGGGGGGATTGAAACTAGATTGTATCCCACGATTACTCCCCTAGTGGGGCTGCGCCCCTCCTTGACCTCCCCTTACCCCAGCGGGAGAAAGGGGAAATTGGCTATAGGCTGTATCCTCCAGGCCACTCCAGTCCTTCGAAGAAGGACGTCCCCCCTTGGTCTCCCCTTGTTCGAGGATCTCTTCTTAGCGGTGTTCATCTATGGGGGTAACCCAGGTGATGAACCCGACCGATTTGACCTTTACATAGCCAGCCTCTTGTGCGGCGAGGAGGAAATCCTTAAACTTGGCGAATCCATATTGGCGTTCATCAAACGACTTCATGACCTCACACAGCTTGTTTTTCAAAATCGGCGCCGTAACTCGTGGTCGGATGGGTCCTACGATCTCCTTTAAGGCTCCAGCCAAGCTCTCAAAAGCCTGCTTGAGATCGGCCTCCCTTGCTGCCTCAGCGACCATGTTCTCCTGCGCGAGTGCCTCCTCTATCGCTTCTGCGGAAGTTACCCTCTCTGGTGGGAAGGGTTGCCGATAAGCCTCGCCCATCTGTCCCTGAGAGGATTCGCTTCCCTCTCCCATCTCGACCAGTGGCGAAATTTGCTGTTCTGCTAATGCAAGCGGGGGTTGACTGATCTTCTTCTCGGTTGGTGTGTCGGTAGTAATAGCCAGCAGATCGACGGGGGCTTCTTGGAAATTCTCCTCTGTGGCTACGAGGGGTATTTCCTCAACGGGCGAGGTGACTTGAGCTGTAGCCAGCCCTTCCTCAGCAAGGGCGGGGGTCGTACGGCCCACGTCCAGAGTCTCCAGAGCGCGAAGCACAAGGGGATTTTCCCTCTGGAGATGGCACATCCTTACCCTGTGCTTTGCCCCAGCTACTTCAACCTCTTGTGGTTCCTTATCGATCTGTAAGGCCCCTTGTTGTACCAGGTGATTAAGAAGAGCCCTCGCCTCCGCTTCGGCGACCATCAGTGGTCCTGACTGGCTAAGATGACTGATAAGATTGGCCAGAACATAAGTGTAGGTTAACCAACGACTGCGGTGACCCAACTCGTGGATGAAACGAATCGTCTCTAAGCACTGCTCCACGCTTAGCACCTCTTTGGCCTCTTCCCCAACTGTCGTTTCTTCTGTTTCAGCGGACAACGTTGTCGTTGATCCCTCTGTTGAGGGCTGTTCTTGGTCCATGGGAAGTAGCGAGACCCAATGGGCTGGGCTGGATAGGTTGATCGTAATGACGCCTGCCTTTTCCGCTGCAAGCAATAGGTCCTTGAATTTGGAAAAGCCGTAATTGCGTTCGTTGAAACCGCTAATGCGAGCCATAAGGCGATCCTTCAGATTCGTGGCTCGCAGACGCGGTCGGCCGGAGCGCATATGCTGTTGTAAGATCTCCACCATCGCCATAAATACAGGCTGAAGGTCCGCTCTGCCCTCCCTAGCTTCGCCCATTTCGTCTTTCGCCACACCTTCCCCTGGGATTACAATGTCTCCTTCGGCTGAAACGGCCGGCTCCGCTTGGGAGGTCATCCGTGTCGGCGTCGTTGCTGGACTAATGGCGGCACTCGCCCGCCCGGTTCGTGAAACCAGGGAGACGGATGGCGCTGTGGGCGAAGCCGTCGGCTTAGCCCGCAGCGCTGGGCGTCGTTTAGGGCCATGTTCGGTGCCCGCTGCTTTAGGCGTAGCTGTTATGGTTGTAAAGGGCATCACGGTTGGGGATCGTGTAGATTCGATCGTCGAAGGAGCCTTCTCGGAGACCTCCACCAGCTTGCGGTAGGGAATGAATTCATCAGCCATCTCGCGTAGAATGTTGGCTGCCAGGTCTGGCCCGATGACCACCACGCGCTTGCCCCGTAGCTGAAGAAGGCGCACAGCCGGAACCAAGTCCTTATCACCTGAGACAAGGACGAAAACTGAGATCATGGGCAGAAGATGCAAATAATCTACACAATCGGCCACCAGGCAGGGATCAGCCAGACTCTTGCCACGAATGGCTTGAGTGATCTGCTCTGGTTCAAAGCGGAAGGTTGGGGCATAAGCCGGCTCCACCCCGGCTCGGTAGACCTCCAAGCGATCACTTGTCGATGTCCATTCAGCGTAGGCGCGTGCCAGGATAATAGTGCCATAGCGTTGGGTTGCTTGTACGATGCGATGCAAATCGGGTGTTGCCCCATTCATATCGGTGGCTATGCTGATAGCCAGATTATCCCAATCTATGAGAAGGGCGACATAGGGGCGTTCACTTTCTAACATAGATACCTTTTCACTTCCTTCCTAAATCTTTCCAAGCCGAATATTTCTTGCCTTCAGGAGATCCCGCCTAGACTGGCATCCTCACTTAACAAAACAGCTCAGATTGGGTCAAATTCCACTATCTGGAATAGAAGTCTACCCAACTGAGCTGCTTCAGTGTGCCGTGTTTCCCAAGCCAAAGTAGGGCTCTTAGCTTATCTCCAATAGTATTACCTCACTGGGCCTAAGAAGGTTGGCCTCCCTTCTGCTTTTCAAGTGTCGGCTTCTATCGATTTCAATATAACAGAGCAGCATCCAAAAGTCAAGGT contains:
- a CDS encoding NYN domain-containing protein; translation: MLESERPYVALLIDWDNLAISIATDMNGATPDLHRIVQATQRYGTIILARAYAEWTSTSDRLEVYRAGVEPAYAPTFRFEPEQITQAIRGKSLADPCLVADCVDYLHLLPMISVFVLVSGDKDLVPAVRLLQLRGKRVVVIGPDLAANILREMADEFIPYRKLVEVSEKAPSTIESTRSPTVMPFTTITATPKAAGTEHGPKRRPALRAKPTASPTAPSVSLVSRTGRASAAISPATTPTRMTSQAEPAVSAEGDIVIPGEGVAKDEMGEAREGRADLQPVFMAMVEILQQHMRSGRPRLRATNLKDRLMARISGFNERNYGFSKFKDLLLAAEKAGVITINLSSPAHWVSLLPMDQEQPSTEGSTTTLSAETEETTVGEEAKEVLSVEQCLETIRFIHELGHRSRWLTYTYVLANLISHLSQSGPLMVAEAEARALLNHLVQQGALQIDKEPQEVEVAGAKHRVRMCHLQRENPLVLRALETLDVGRTTPALAEEGLATAQVTSPVEEIPLVATEENFQEAPVDLLAITTDTPTEKKISQPPLALAEQQISPLVEMGEGSESSQGQMGEAYRQPFPPERVTSAEAIEEALAQENMVAEAAREADLKQAFESLAGALKEIVGPIRPRVTAPILKNKLCEVMKSFDERQYGFAKFKDFLLAAQEAGYVKVKSVGFITWVTPIDEHR